A window of the Henckelia pumila isolate YLH828 chromosome 3, ASM3356847v2, whole genome shotgun sequence genome harbors these coding sequences:
- the LOC140891080 gene encoding tRNA:m(4)X modification enzyme TRM13 isoform X3, with the protein MVNRCKFWLPKKNRQCANSPLLNSTFCGNHTQRSHAQWIPCPIDPSHSVLQENLKSHLNRCPLLKRVRSLELQPFYQKGINAGDEYDYDEVEKAAVDDSALTSQMKRNAVYAMTGLEFSALVAKIKSVHSSLCSNIPGSYKIPGACSIWTQQEIDKKLPYQEKHVLQQASILGNLEEFGGLKQSHLSYNSTNGQCDSNKESENHNAIPAVVEFGAGRGYLTQMLSDCYGIKKVVLVERKSYKLKADRSLRQKESLILERLRIDIEDLNLKAVEALQGVEYLAIGKHLCGPATDKRYFTDLGFTKEDFHAISWFTSWAVDADHGSEFSVADHSAQLEIMFAMLLIYIYSLFLSHLLQHTCMWEKKESCPDSDLCAVDEIVRQMQPTDRAALGFMCKDIIDFGRLKWLESQGLKSHLVKYVPFSISPENNLLVAGT; encoded by the exons ATGGTGAATCGCTGCAAATTCTGGCTCCCCAAGAAGAACAGGCAGTGCGCCAACTCTCCTCTGCTCAATTCTAC GTTCTGCGGAAACCACACCCAAAGGTCTCATGCTCAGTGGATTCCTTGCCCCATCGATCCTTCTCA CTCTGTGCTGCAGGAGAATCTCAAAAGCCACTTAAATAGATGCCCGCTGCTGAAAAGAGTGCGGTCGCTCGAACTCCAACCTTTCTACCAGAAGGGCATTAATGCGGGTGATGAGTATGACTATGATGAAGTAGAGAAAGCTGCCGTTGACGACTCTGCCCTTACTTCACAGATGAAAAGGAATGCCGTTTATGCCATGACAGGGCTAGAATTTTCTGCGTTGGTTGCTAAAATCAAGTCCGTGCATTCTTCATTATGCAGCAATATTCCAGGTTCTTACAAGATTCCTGGGGCTTGTAGTATATGGACTCAACAAGAAATCGACAA GAAATTACCATATCAAGAGAAACATGTGTTACAGCAGGCTTCAATTCTTGGGAATCTAGAAGAATTTGGGGGGTTAAAACAATCTCATTTGAGTTATAATTCAACCAATGGCCAGTGTGATTCCAACAAAGAGTCTGAGAATCATAATGCTATTCCTGCGGTAGTTGAGTTTGGAGCTGGGAGGGGGTACTTGACACAGATGCTCTCCGATTGTTATGGGATCAAGAAGGTGGTGTTGGTAGAGCGGAAGTCATATAAACTGAAG GCTGACCGGAGTTTGCGACAGAAAGAGAGCTTAATACTAGAGCGGTTGAGGATAGACA TTGAAGATCTGAACTTGAAGGCCGTAGAGGCTTTACAGGGAGTCGAGTATTTAGCCATTGGCAAACATCTCTGTGGGCCTGCGACag ACAAGAGATACTTTACTGATTTGGGTTTCACAAAGGAAGATTTTCACGCGATTTCATGGTTTACCAGTTGGGCAGTTGATGCAGATCATGGCTCAGAATTTTCAGTCGCGGATCACTCAGCCCAGCTTGAAATCATGTTCGCCATGTTACTCATTTACATTTACTCACTATTCTTGTCTCACTTGCTACAACATACGTGCAT GTGGGAGAAGAAGGAAAGTTGCCCAGATTCGGATTTATGTGCGGTTGATGAAATAGTAAGGCAGATGCAACCGACGGATCGGGCAGCGTTGGGATTCATGTGCAAGGATATAATCGATTTTGGGAGGCTGAAGTGGCTGGAATCACAAGGGCTGAAATCCCATCTCGTGAAATACGTCCCCTTTAGTATTTCTCCTGAAAATAACCTCTTAGTTGCCGGGACATGA
- the LOC140891080 gene encoding tRNA:m(4)X modification enzyme TRM13 isoform X1 yields the protein MVNRCKFWLPKKNRQCANSPLLNSTFCGNHTQRSHAQWIPCPIDPSHSVLQENLKSHLNRCPLLKRVRSLELQPFYQKGINAGDEYDYDEVEKAAVDDSALTSQMKRNAVYAMTGLEFSALVAKIKSVHSSLCSNIPGSYKIPGACSIWTQQEIDKKLPYQEKHVLQQASILGNLEEFGGLKQSHLSYNSTNGQCDSNKESENHNAIPAVVEFGAGRGYLTQMLSDCYGIKKVVLVERKSYKLKADRSLRQKESLILERLRIDIEDLNLKAVEALQGVEYLAIGKHLCGPATDATLRCCINPQSEDSPTTQSRTSYLKAIAIATCCHHLCLWKTYTNKRYFTDLGFTKEDFHAISWFTSWAVDADHGSEFSVADHSAQLEIMFAMLLIYIYSLFLSHLLQHTCMWEKKESCPDSDLCAVDEIVRQMQPTDRAALGFMCKDIIDFGRLKWLESQGLKSHLVKYVPFSISPENNLLVAGT from the exons ATGGTGAATCGCTGCAAATTCTGGCTCCCCAAGAAGAACAGGCAGTGCGCCAACTCTCCTCTGCTCAATTCTAC GTTCTGCGGAAACCACACCCAAAGGTCTCATGCTCAGTGGATTCCTTGCCCCATCGATCCTTCTCA CTCTGTGCTGCAGGAGAATCTCAAAAGCCACTTAAATAGATGCCCGCTGCTGAAAAGAGTGCGGTCGCTCGAACTCCAACCTTTCTACCAGAAGGGCATTAATGCGGGTGATGAGTATGACTATGATGAAGTAGAGAAAGCTGCCGTTGACGACTCTGCCCTTACTTCACAGATGAAAAGGAATGCCGTTTATGCCATGACAGGGCTAGAATTTTCTGCGTTGGTTGCTAAAATCAAGTCCGTGCATTCTTCATTATGCAGCAATATTCCAGGTTCTTACAAGATTCCTGGGGCTTGTAGTATATGGACTCAACAAGAAATCGACAA GAAATTACCATATCAAGAGAAACATGTGTTACAGCAGGCTTCAATTCTTGGGAATCTAGAAGAATTTGGGGGGTTAAAACAATCTCATTTGAGTTATAATTCAACCAATGGCCAGTGTGATTCCAACAAAGAGTCTGAGAATCATAATGCTATTCCTGCGGTAGTTGAGTTTGGAGCTGGGAGGGGGTACTTGACACAGATGCTCTCCGATTGTTATGGGATCAAGAAGGTGGTGTTGGTAGAGCGGAAGTCATATAAACTGAAG GCTGACCGGAGTTTGCGACAGAAAGAGAGCTTAATACTAGAGCGGTTGAGGATAGACA TTGAAGATCTGAACTTGAAGGCCGTAGAGGCTTTACAGGGAGTCGAGTATTTAGCCATTGGCAAACATCTCTGTGGGCCTGCGACag ATGCAACCTTAAGGTGCTGCATTAACCCACAATCTGAAGATAGCCCAACTACTCAGTCCCGAACTAGTTATCTCAAAGCCATAGCTATCGCAACATGTTGTCATCATCTTTGCCTGTGGAAAACTTATACAA ACAAGAGATACTTTACTGATTTGGGTTTCACAAAGGAAGATTTTCACGCGATTTCATGGTTTACCAGTTGGGCAGTTGATGCAGATCATGGCTCAGAATTTTCAGTCGCGGATCACTCAGCCCAGCTTGAAATCATGTTCGCCATGTTACTCATTTACATTTACTCACTATTCTTGTCTCACTTGCTACAACATACGTGCAT GTGGGAGAAGAAGGAAAGTTGCCCAGATTCGGATTTATGTGCGGTTGATGAAATAGTAAGGCAGATGCAACCGACGGATCGGGCAGCGTTGGGATTCATGTGCAAGGATATAATCGATTTTGGGAGGCTGAAGTGGCTGGAATCACAAGGGCTGAAATCCCATCTCGTGAAATACGTCCCCTTTAGTATTTCTCCTGAAAATAACCTCTTAGTTGCCGGGACATGA
- the LOC140891080 gene encoding uncharacterized protein isoform X2: MVNRCKFWLPKKNRQCANSPLLNSTFCGNHTQRSHAQWIPCPIDPSHSVLQENLKSHLNRCPLLKRVRSLELQPFYQKGINAGDEYDYDEVEKAAVDDSALTSQMKRNAVYAMTGLEFSALVAKIKSVHSSLCSNIPGSYKIPGACSIWTQQEIDKKLPYQEKHVLQQASILGNLEEFGGLKQSHLSYNSTNGQCDSNKESENHNAIPAVVEFGAGRGYLTQMLSDCYGIKKVVLVERKSYKLKADRSLRQKESLILERLRIDIEDLNLKAVEALQGVEYLAIGKHLCGPATDATLRCCINPQSEDSPTTQSRTSYLKAIAIATCCHHLCLWKTYTNKRYFTDLGFTKEDFHAISWFTSWAVDADHGSEFSVADHSAQLEIMWEKKESCPDSDLCAVDEIVRQMQPTDRAALGFMCKDIIDFGRLKWLESQGLKSHLVKYVPFSISPENNLLVAGT; encoded by the exons ATGGTGAATCGCTGCAAATTCTGGCTCCCCAAGAAGAACAGGCAGTGCGCCAACTCTCCTCTGCTCAATTCTAC GTTCTGCGGAAACCACACCCAAAGGTCTCATGCTCAGTGGATTCCTTGCCCCATCGATCCTTCTCA CTCTGTGCTGCAGGAGAATCTCAAAAGCCACTTAAATAGATGCCCGCTGCTGAAAAGAGTGCGGTCGCTCGAACTCCAACCTTTCTACCAGAAGGGCATTAATGCGGGTGATGAGTATGACTATGATGAAGTAGAGAAAGCTGCCGTTGACGACTCTGCCCTTACTTCACAGATGAAAAGGAATGCCGTTTATGCCATGACAGGGCTAGAATTTTCTGCGTTGGTTGCTAAAATCAAGTCCGTGCATTCTTCATTATGCAGCAATATTCCAGGTTCTTACAAGATTCCTGGGGCTTGTAGTATATGGACTCAACAAGAAATCGACAA GAAATTACCATATCAAGAGAAACATGTGTTACAGCAGGCTTCAATTCTTGGGAATCTAGAAGAATTTGGGGGGTTAAAACAATCTCATTTGAGTTATAATTCAACCAATGGCCAGTGTGATTCCAACAAAGAGTCTGAGAATCATAATGCTATTCCTGCGGTAGTTGAGTTTGGAGCTGGGAGGGGGTACTTGACACAGATGCTCTCCGATTGTTATGGGATCAAGAAGGTGGTGTTGGTAGAGCGGAAGTCATATAAACTGAAG GCTGACCGGAGTTTGCGACAGAAAGAGAGCTTAATACTAGAGCGGTTGAGGATAGACA TTGAAGATCTGAACTTGAAGGCCGTAGAGGCTTTACAGGGAGTCGAGTATTTAGCCATTGGCAAACATCTCTGTGGGCCTGCGACag ATGCAACCTTAAGGTGCTGCATTAACCCACAATCTGAAGATAGCCCAACTACTCAGTCCCGAACTAGTTATCTCAAAGCCATAGCTATCGCAACATGTTGTCATCATCTTTGCCTGTGGAAAACTTATACAA ACAAGAGATACTTTACTGATTTGGGTTTCACAAAGGAAGATTTTCACGCGATTTCATGGTTTACCAGTTGGGCAGTTGATGCAGATCATGGCTCAGAATTTTCAGTCGCGGATCACTCAGCCCAGCTTGAAATCAT GTGGGAGAAGAAGGAAAGTTGCCCAGATTCGGATTTATGTGCGGTTGATGAAATAGTAAGGCAGATGCAACCGACGGATCGGGCAGCGTTGGGATTCATGTGCAAGGATATAATCGATTTTGGGAGGCTGAAGTGGCTGGAATCACAAGGGCTGAAATCCCATCTCGTGAAATACGTCCCCTTTAGTATTTCTCCTGAAAATAACCTCTTAGTTGCCGGGACATGA